The following is a genomic window from Elaeis guineensis isolate ETL-2024a chromosome 10, EG11, whole genome shotgun sequence.
TTTCGTACAAGAGGAGTACTTGTCCGGAGATCAAAATGGAGATAAAACTTCTATAATCGGATCGatcatagaaaaaattatgatcgaACCATCATCGTTTGCCATGTGCATATATTAAGACATCCATTAAAAAAGAGACGGTcatgtgatgtttatctaaactattcaaGTACCAGTatgatttattcattttttttaatattttaatatatacgtGGTCACTCATCTTTTGATAGATATTTTCGAAGCAtattcaattataattttttttgtgaccgattcaattataaaaattatattttcagaATGATACCTTGACGTCGGGAACATTTGCCGACCATTACATAGCAATAATGCTGAGGAAGGAGCCGCGTCTGTCAATACAAGATGCCAAAATCTAGTTACATCTATCTCTGATTCAAGATGTACCATCTAAGCATCAAACTCCATATCAGCAGCATTCTATTACAATACTGCTATAATATAAAACAACATGCCAAATATCGATACGATGGATACAATGTTATGTACTCAATATTTGATGGTACGAAGTAGCACGGAAGACCATTATCCGATATAAATTATGTGCGGCATTCAGAAATGATGTGGTACCTAATAGGTTGGTGTCGTTACACATTTGCTGCTAATTAGGCAAGTGATGACCCAAATTGTCAACAAAAAAATTGCTATAATATATGACACAGATTTATATTTGTCAAATTGAAACATGCCAATAGAAGCCTTCCACCTCTCAGCGGATGCTGTTCATGCGGATAGACGGTACTACCTCAATGACACTTCTATTTAATTTGTTGCAGCACCTCACAGCACCGGTTTGTCAGCCAGGATTAGTGGCATCGTTTTTGATTCGTAGTTGCATCACGCACATTGTTGATTGATTGTCAGTATAAATGAATCTCTCCAACAATCATCAAGCATCACTTTTTTGGATGAAATATCATCCATCTGTAGTGCAAATCTGATTGCGAAGCAAAGAAAGTGTGACTGCTAAGTCAAGCCCCACCATCCTAATTTGGAGACACATAAGCGGTTTGAATTGTAAAATTAATGATTGCTAACTTGACAATCATGTAAAGAATTGATTCCCGTCCGTTGAAGGATAGAATTCATATAATTCGATAGTAAATTGCCCAAATCCAAATAATAGGAATGCACCATGCAAGACTGACACCTGAAACATCAAGAAGAGGGCTGAGCTTACATGATCACAATAAAACTTCCGAAAGAAAGTACAAAAGAAGGAGAGTGAAAAAAGGGGTGCTCCACCTAATACCTTTCAAGCTTCCCTTTCCATGTCAACAGTCAAAATACCCTTTCAAGTCATTTGAGGAATTCTATAAACTAGTTACCATATCAGGTGTATTCCGGAACTCCGTCCTTAACAAATTTGACCTATGGATTGTCAATGGTACGAATTCATTTGTACTGTACATGCCAGCCTGCATCCATTCAACGCCCTTATCAATTTGTATTAGCTCATACAACTTTACATCTTAAACGGATACTCAATTGCTCAAATCAAGCTAAGTTTGACCTCTCTGTGTTCAATAACTCTTACTTATCATttcttttatttaagtatttgatCACCTTCTGGACATGAACGCAATAAAAGGTATTCATTTTCATTTCACTAAACTTTGAAAATTAAGGTGATGAATAGCATTTAAGCTTTTAATAATAGTATAAGTATTTAAGCATTCCATCAAGctaatatcaattcatattagaTCATTACAGTGTGCATCTCTTTGATATCAATCAATACAATCAACCACAAAGCCATCTAGGCTTGATCCTAACTTCACATATTAAACATATGATCAATCATTCAAACCAACCTATGTTTCACCTCCATGAGTTCAGTAACTCTTATCATTTTTATCTTTCAGGTATTCAATAGCCCACTGGACATGATAGCAATAGAAAGTAATCAGTTTCACTATACTAAACATTAAAAGTTAAGGTAATAAACAACATTTAAGCTTATAATGGTACTATCAGTATTTAAGCATCTCATCAAtctaataatatgcataaaaCGCTTCAAATATATTGTTAATGTGCATATGTAGATGGTCATTCTCATGTAAAACTATGAGCTTGACCTTATCAGGATGGAAAGTAAAACAGTTGTATAAGGCATGAAAAGTTACTAGAAATTGTGTAATGCAAATACAGAACTACAATCAATCCAGATATCCATGATGATTTATAACTCTAGATACTACAGGTTGCTAAAAAGAATAGAACATACCCTAGTATGAAGCAATTCAAACTGACATATGCTTAAaacttaaagaaaaaaagaagaagaagaacatttTGGTGTACTACTTGGCAATCTtcattcaaacatgaatatctttcaatgcTCATGTGTCGAATGGAAGCATGCAATGACTGAGACATACTTGAAATGCAAAATTTCGATCCTCTATTTCAATATGTAAATTTGCTCTCTGAAAAAAAAAGGGGTGCCACAGATGGAACCTCATTCAGTTTATAAGATTTTAATTAAGAACAAACAAGAATAAAAACTGACTCATAAGGAAGCTCAAAAAGAAAAACATAACACTAAAAAGCCGTAATTCATCCACAAGGATTTCAAATAATCTTCAAGCTAGCTTTAGTCACCATGTCCTTTCTCTTGCATCTCTGAGGATTAAGTGTCATCACATTTGCTTTTGCAATCACCCTTTTAACATAACCAATATAAATCATTTGCGTTTGAACGAAAACAGACATAGACTGATATCCATGGGCTTTTATGAGAGGTCAATGCCAAGAAAGTTGAATGGGAAGGTTGACAAGGAATGAACGGATGGAATGCTACAAAGTAGTATGTAGCAGTATAATTAAAAAAACATGTATGATTCAGAAGGCAGCCAAAATCAATTGTCGGCAAAATGGCCATGCAGAACCAAGAAAATTCgaaatcttttttttcttaaaaaagggCACATATATGCATCTATTGTGCATCAATTTATTCCATgaagacaattttttttttttttaaagtgaaTTCCATGAAGACAATTAAAACTCTCTGAGTATAAGATACATTCAAACTTTGATGAAACAAATTGCAATCTAAAACTAAAATTCAAATTAGCAAACAGGAGAATTAGCTTGTTATTTTTAGTAACAATAACTAAACATCCTTCCACTTGGACCCCAAATCTAAAGCAACCCTAAGTAACCATGACTTAGGGACTTCTCTCACAACAAAATTGAATGATATTCACCACAACATCATGGCGATGAAAAGAGATCGGTGTAACAAACCAAACTTACAAGATTGAACTAGTCAGTTATAGTAAGCTGCGATCTAATAACAGAAGGCACTAATATGCAACAAAGCAAAAAAAACATTACGAAGAGAAGGCTTGGTCACTGATATCAGTGTCCAAAGCAATTGGTTGCAAATAGTCCAGCTGGACCATCTAAAAACATATAATACTGTACTACCATAGCAACCACATTATTCCAGGTTAAAAGATTAAACAGCAATACAATGAGATTAATCATAACATAACCAATTATTTGGCCAAAAAGGAGAAATTTTGCACCATAAAACACtctgaactttttcaaaatctagtTTTAATAAACTCATACCATCACTTAAACAAACGTCAGCGATCCTGAATAAGAAATCTGAATCAAGTCTCCAACACATATCCAAATGAAACAGATCTCAAAATCTGAACTTTAAATCGGAAACCAACCAAAGGATTAAGTAACAGAACCCTAGATCTCCGAACAAGAGTACATTGGATCGGATCAGGCGGTGAGGAGGACGGCGCCGCCAGCGGCCTTGATCTTCTTCTCAGCGATCTTGGAGACAAGCTTGGCCTTGACGACGACCGGGCTGGAAGGGGGCAGCATGCCCTTGCCGAGGACCTTGAAGTAGCCGAACTGGGTGACGTCAATGAGGGGAGCGGAGCTGCCGCTGCCGGCAGTGGCGGACTCCTTGACATCGTCAGGAATGAGCGACCAGAGGCGGTcgacgttgacggtggggcagtagaacttgttgcggaggcggtggaagtagcgcatgcccaccttgccgaagtacccggGGTGATACTTGTCGAAGAGGatgcggtggtggtgcatgccacCGGCGTTACCGCGGCCTCCGGGGTGCTTCCGGTGCTTGCCGATGCGGCCGTGCCCGGCGCTCACGTGGCCGCGCTtcttccggttcttcttgaagcgGGTCGTCATCTCTGTCGCCGCTTCTCTAGCTCTctttccccctctctctcctagggttagggttttggaAGGGGGCTGGAACGACTGCGAGAGACTTCCAAGCCCTTAGCCCGAGGGGCTTTTGTAGAGATGGACAGGAGGGGACCTCGTGAGGGGATGATGGGTTATGGACCGTCTGATTGAGATTGGAGTTGCTGGATTGGCTCCTATCGGAGCTCTGAGTCCTTTGAAAGGCCCAGATAGTTGGGCCGGTCCATAAATATTATGGGCCGCCTTTCAAAGCAAGACACTGACGGCATATGTTTGTCACAATTATCCGTATTTACTCCCCGTGTAAGGTATAATTTTTCATTGGGCCAAGTCCACCGCTGAGCTGGTAGAACACTCTAACATGAAGCAACATGCATGGAAGTGTGTGTCCCACTTAAGAAATTACGGCTTAGAACTATTCTACGTTGAATCATCTAATAGGTTACCACGTCAttctaaaaagataaattttttttattcaaatcagCAAAAATTGCCGGCTAGTGGTAAAATGAATCTTTATCTTTTTCCaacaataaataatataataattttttattaaatgatctaaaatatatgtgaTTAAAtgattctaatcaataatttctcttttttttcattttgtccATCCATTTGCATGCCGTCTTGCGGTTGGACTGGTCCACCAGCTAATTGATAGATCTGATCTATCTAACAACTACTTTCATGCACATGCTGAGGCCTTACTGCTGCTTGTTCTTATTTGTAGCCACTTGCTCTCCGAAGGTAGCTAACCAAAGGCTAGGACAGAATTCTTTGGTTCCTTCCAATATGCAGGACTTGAGGGGTTTTAATCTCAGTTGAATCACCTGGTTTACAATGTGCATTCAAAGTTTTGGGCTGTATGGTTGGCTATaaaacttttctttcctttcagCAAACAGAGTAATTACTGGAATTTATTTGTACATAATATCTCCTGCATCCCCTACAATTTTGGTGTAGGCAAACTGGTAGTGTGCACTCCAGAgtttgtttggtttcatcaagctAAGAAAAGCATGAGGTGAACAAAATATTAAAATGTTTTCTAGATATATTTTTCCAATTCCATGAATTTAGGAGTTGTTTTGAGTTCTTTAAAAGTCTGATAAATAACCTTGTCTTCTAAGAACAGTATTGTATTTTCAAAATTCACACAGAAACAAGAAAATAAATATCATAGTATGCTTGAAATTACTTGATTAGAGTCTTTCAGACGGACTAAATACCTGTGCATGGTAAGAGCAACATTAGTTTTATTTATGGCTATCAGATATGCCAATTTTTGACACATCATGAACGGACCACTGATAGGATTAAGTAGTTGGAATATGAGAACAACtcctcattaaaaaaaaaaaaaaaaaggaatttcaTGCAATTTAGGGCCTGTTTTTGACACATCATGATGAACCTCAGTaggttttttttcctcttcttttgggATTGAAGCTGGTCCATTCCAATAGATCTCtggatttttataaatataggtcTAATCCAATCTAATTAAGCTGATTGTCTTGGCACAACTCAGAATCATAGGATTTTAGGTCCAAATATCCAAACATGCCCTTAGAATAATAATATTCACTGCATATGAAGAATCACTATCCTATCCTCTTTACGGATTGAGTAAGACCAGGTCCAGGCTTGATTTAGATTTAACCTCAACAGGTTTCAGTCCTAAGATTTTAGACCCATATCTGGCTAATCGATTAGTAGGCCCAAATCAAGCCGGTTTGAGGGATGACACCCAGACCTTTTGgactgatttttctttcttttgttcctTCTAATTTTCATTTCGACTCTTGTACATTACCTTTGAGCCTGATCGGACTGGTCCAATTGCGTAACCTAATTGGAATTATGCTTTGAATTAGGTTCCATCTCTGTCCTATGAGTCCTAACTATGAAGTTGGATCTAGTTTTACTTTGACTCACATGAGATGATAGAGGTATACAGTTCAAGGGGGATTTTGATAGGAGTAAGCGCCTAGGAGAGCGATGTTTGCATGAGAACACCAAGAATTCTCCAAAAGAAGCCTCGTTTATCTCATTTTTTGAATGGGTGAAGTGACCCTTGACACCTCAAGACCCAGAAGGAAGATGTGGAAGACAAACCAAAGAAAAAACCCATGGTGGGTTTTGCTTATGTATAAGAATGATATGTGTGGATAGCAATCCCTCTCCATCAAATTAGAATAGAAAGCCATAAGAAAGTAAAAGAATATTAAACCGAAGGAAAGCTTTCAGAAGTTTCTTCTTTCCATTAATCCAGTCATGCAAGCGTTCATATTTGGCATTTTGCTCTTGGAATCCCACAACATATGGATATCCTTAATCCAAGGGGAAGGTCAAATTCTAGAATCCCAACTACTACAtgctggcttttttttttttttttttccttagtcCACCAGCTTCATAAATTCCCAGGGAATTTCAAGCACACATGAGACGAATAAACTTAAGAAGCCCAACTAGTTATTAGGCAAAAGCATGCACCAGGCAGTTTTATTCTTTATCATTTGTCCATACACCACATCACAAGCTACTCCTCCCATCCCAATTAGGATAGCGCACACCGCATATTTTATATACACTATGGGACAAATGTTGTTCTTTCTTCCCATCGCCGTCGCTTGGATGTCATTTGCCACACGATGTGAATGCTTGATGGAGTGGAGGCTCCAATTGGGTGGGGTATCCATTCCTAAGGACACTTTGGTGGTCTCATAACTAATCATAGTATATAGTAACTCCTGATACATAATAAGAGAACTAATTCAATTGGTAAACGTCTTTCTAAATTCAAAAGACCATTATCGTCGCTATCGCTATCTTCCACATCTTTTACACCAAGCAAATAGTGGATGCTCATGATTACTCATCAGGCCATGTCCCATGTACCATCTTAATTATAGATAGTTTTGTCATGGGCAACAATATGACGTCGTGGATAACCATATCCAGGAACATGATATTATGGATAGCCCGTCGTTACCAAAAATCTGGTACTGTATGTTGTCTGCCAAGAATAAAAGTATGGCATTGTAAATAAGCCGCTATAGATAGAAACATGGCACTTAACCCCACCACAAGCGGGAACATAATACTTTAGTTTTCTAATCATTGGTTAGAGCGTGGCTGTGGTGAGTCCAATATTGAAAAGATAATTTAAAGATCTTATTATGAAATTTCAGAATTTTTACGGAGCCCAAATTGGttaatttgatgataaaatactcaTCTGAAAATATTACTAaaacaaattatttttttggcatatgaTTGATGCAAACTGAGTTTTCGTTAGATAATATGTAGATTTTGGTGAtcgattattttaatatatacatGTTATGATCCTTGTACTCTATTTGATGTTATTCTAGCAGTTATGTTTATCATCTTGTATTATATTGTTTCAGAGCCTTGAGGGTATAATACTTGTCTGAAGTGGGGCCTACAAGTGAGAGATAGATAAAGAAATAAGCATATCTGATACCATCGAATTATCCTATACATGTAGTTGGAATTGTCATTATCAGAGTTaattgttatatttcaaaaaagagaattatcattcatccagCTAGATTTGTATGTTCTCCAGAGCGATATCCTATATAATTTGTAGTTGTGTCATGTATCAATCCAAGTATGGGCTTCGAGCATGACAGGCCACCTCAAGAAAGCTATGCAGCAAATCATGATGGCCACCCAGTTGTTGCACCACGTCAACACTACCTAAAAGGAAGTTGGTTAACGAAGGTGGGATATCAGTTTCTGATGAGGATGACGAGTATCACAAAACAAAACCATGTGCTTCTACATTAAATCCTTCATGCTAATCACATTGCTCAAGCTTTAAAaacgtgaaaaaaaaaaaaaaaaattcaagcgcTTGTTTACCAGACAAAACACAAAGGCCattgttttcctttttcttttttcaaagatTTCTTTGTCATTTCTTAGTCAAGGGACATAATAGACATTTCCTATTAGAGAGATGACAAAACCAATCCTTATAGAAGGTATAGGGGAGGAGTTGTTGAGCTGTGAATAGGCCTCCTCTTCCCTCTTCAAAGTCTTTCATCACCCCCTCAAGGCCCCTCCATGAACCACCTCTATCTCTCCTCAGACTGACCAAAGGTCTCCACAGCTACCCCTTGCATTAGTCCCAAAGGTCTCCTTATATTAGGCAGGCCTCGCAAGGTTTTTGACTAAGAAGCTAGACTTCATTGATCAACAGTTCCACCAGTTCTCCAAGATGGCTAAGTTTTCATGGAAATCCTTTCTAATGTGTTGCTATGGGAGTATTGATGAAAGGCCACACCAACAGCCTAAGAAGGGCAACTTCACTTCACCGGTCTCGCCGGAAGATCTATCATTTACCCTTGCAGGATCAGATCTCCATGTGTTCACTTTCTTGGAGCTGAAAGCTGTGACGAGCAACTTCTCAATGAGCAATTTCATTGGATCAGGTGGATTTGGACCTGTCTACAAGGGATTCATCGGCGACAATTTGCGACCAGGTCTGAAGGCTCAAACGGTAGCAGTGAAGTCCCTGGACTTGGAAGGGTTGCAGGGCCACAGGGAATGGCTGGTGAGGACTTTTACAGTGCCTTTGGCTTCTTAGCACATCAAGTTTTCTTATTGGTAATTAAGAAACTGATCTCTTGTAGTATGTTTCTCTAGACTAAATACTTGTTCCATGTGATTCATTTGTAGACTGAGGTTATCTTTCTTGGGCAATTGCGGCATCCTCATCTTGTGAGGTTGATCGGTTATTGCTGCGAAGATGAGCGCAGACTGCTGGTCTATGAATATATGGAAGGAGGGAGCTTGGAGAACCATCTTTTTAAGAGTAAGTTTTCTTTGATCTTCTCGGGATCTTTCAGAATGGAGTTAGATTCTTGTGAGACGTTTTTGATGCTAAATTGACTCAGAAGACGACAACTGAACAAAGAGAGATGAATCATATGCATTTAGTGAGGTGGTCTGGCTCTGGAGATTGTCCACCTGCTTTTAAATTATTTAGCTTTTGATGGTTTTGATAGCCATCTTGTTATTTCTTGCTTTTTGTTCTTGTGCCAAATTCAAATGGAATTGTTCAACACCTACTATTTATAAAATAAGGTGTTCTCACGCCTTATCACAGAGGAGGAAAAAATTTTTAGGCAGTAAGGCTTCATTTACGTTAGAAGCAAAGATTGCTAATTTGTTATGGTATTGGATCAGTTTCTCAACATTTTCAACTATGATAATCATAAACTTTATAGTATCTCTTATAGCTGTTCCCTTTAAATTTGGCATGTAATAGAAATGTGGATTAAACTTGATTTCCCCCATGGGTGCAGGGCTTCTCACTTCTTTGCCATGGTCGACGAGACTAAAGATCGCCGTAGGGGCTGCCAAGGGCCTTGCATTCCTTCATGGAGCTGAGAAGCCGGTGATCTACCGCGACTTCAAAGCTTCAAATATATTATTGGACTTGGCATGTTTCTCTCcaccctctctcttttctcctgcATCAAACTTTTCAAAAGGGTGATCACAGCTAATTCTGAATTAATTTATAGGAATTCTTGGTATAAAAATACCCCACTACTTCCCTCCATCACAAGTTTGGCGTGGACTTGACATTGGCTTGCTCTTATCAGTCTTGCCAGACTTTTTATTGGAAGGTTCTTTGGAAGAGTCTTCTTAGACAAATTGAGAGTGATGGATGCCACATTGAGCACACTTACTCCATCCATTTGAGCATTAATTAGCAATGTTAATTAACCATTTGTTTTATCTTATGACTTTGGATCCCTTTACAGTTGCATGAGTTCACGCCaaccccctaaaaaaaaaaaaaaagattagatgggcataaatataaaatttcacgGAGGCAATGGACGCTTTCAATCAAAAAAATGGATCCTGTCAGAAATAGCAGATGGGTTTCAATAAGACCATCAAGAGACCAAGTTCTGTTGTCAAACCTGTTTGAAACCATGCTTACTATCTCATTCTGCATCCCACTTTGAACAGTCAACGCTACAATTTATCATTCCTTCAATTCCCTGTGTCTTTTTCTTTTTACTCCACCCATCTCACACGCAATGACTGCATTCCATATGCCGGAATTCACATAGAATACCAAATCTACCAAGTTTCACTTTCTCAATGGCTTCAGTTTATATGAGTCTGATAGTATCTACTTCGCATCTCAGGATTACACAGCAAAGCTTTCAGATTTTGGGCTAGCAAAAGATGGTCCTGAAGGAGAAAACACTCATGTCACGACACGTGTCATGGGCACACAAGGCTATGCCGCACCCGAGTACATCATGACCGGTAAGAATCAAAGGATGATTTGTAGTTAATTTAGGTCATGTTTAAGTATTGGTTCAGATGAACCTTACCATGATGAAAATCTGATTAACGAACAAATCATCCTTCCATCCAGGCCATCTCACGGCAAAGAGTGATGTCTATAGTTTCGGAGTGGTACTATTGGAGCTATTGACAGGGAGAAGGTCCATAGACAAATCCAGGCCGACCAGGGAACAGAACCTTGTCGAATGGTCTCGGCCTTATTTGAAAAATGCCGATAAGCTAGGCCGCATCATGGACCCCAAACTCGAAGGCCAATACTCAACCAAAGGTGCTCAAAGAGCAGCAGCAGTGGCTTACCAGTGCTTAAGCCAGAGTCCAAAATCAAGGCCTCATATGAGAGACATTGTTGAAACCTTGGAGCCACTTCTAAACTTAAATGACGTACCAATTGGCCTCTTCGTGTACACGGTGACAGTGGAGAAGagcaaggaagaagatg
Proteins encoded in this region:
- the LOC105053084 gene encoding large ribosomal subunit protein uL15x, which produces MTTRFKKNRKKRGHVSAGHGRIGKHRKHPGGRGNAGGMHHHRILFDKYHPGYFGKVGMRYFHRLRNKFYCPTVNVDRLWSLIPDDVKESATAGSGSSAPLIDVTQFGYFKVLGKGMLPPSSPVVVKAKLVSKIAEKKIKAAGGAVLLTA
- the LOC105053083 gene encoding serine/threonine-protein kinase RIPK codes for the protein MAKFSWKSFLMCCYGSIDERPHQQPKKGNFTSPVSPEDLSFTLAGSDLHVFTFLELKAVTSNFSMSNFIGSGGFGPVYKGFIGDNLRPGLKAQTVAVKSLDLEGLQGHREWLTEVIFLGQLRHPHLVRLIGYCCEDERRLLVYEYMEGGSLENHLFKRLLTSLPWSTRLKIAVGAAKGLAFLHGAEKPVIYRDFKASNILLDLDYTAKLSDFGLAKDGPEGENTHVTTRVMGTQGYAAPEYIMTGHLTAKSDVYSFGVVLLELLTGRRSIDKSRPTREQNLVEWSRPYLKNADKLGRIMDPKLEGQYSTKGAQRAAAVAYQCLSQSPKSRPHMRDIVETLEPLLNLNDVPIGLFVYTVTVEKSKEEDEGKMEMKVEAKVKQDHHNHDRRHKLKFPNSAIHSETTLHREGRNLYRHHQGRGAQSTEK